In Pseudomonas fakonensis, one DNA window encodes the following:
- the hisA gene encoding 1-(5-phosphoribosyl)-5-[(5-phosphoribosylamino)methylideneamino]imidazole-4-carboxamide isomerase, whose protein sequence is MLIIPAIDLKDGACVRLRQGRMEDSTVFSDDPVSMAAKWVEGGCRRLHLVDLNGAFEGQPVNGEVVTAIAKRYPTLPIQIGGGIRSLETIEHYVKAGVSYVIIGTKAVKQPAFVAEACKAFPGKVIVGLDAKDGFVATDGWAEVSSVQVIDLAKRFEADGVSAIVYTDIAKDGMMQGCNVPFTKALAEATRIPVIASGGIHNLGDIKALLDAKAPGIVGAITGRAIYEGTLDVAEAQAFCDNYQG, encoded by the coding sequence ATGCTGATTATTCCCGCTATCGATCTGAAAGACGGTGCCTGCGTGCGTCTGCGCCAAGGCCGCATGGAAGACTCCACGGTATTCTCCGACGACCCGGTGAGCATGGCCGCCAAGTGGGTCGAGGGTGGCTGCCGCCGCCTGCACCTGGTCGACCTGAACGGCGCCTTCGAAGGCCAGCCGGTCAACGGTGAAGTGGTTACCGCCATCGCCAAGCGCTATCCGACCCTGCCGATCCAGATCGGCGGCGGCATCCGCTCGCTGGAAACCATCGAGCACTACGTCAAGGCCGGCGTCAGCTACGTGATCATCGGCACCAAGGCGGTCAAGCAGCCAGCGTTCGTCGCTGAGGCTTGCAAGGCCTTCCCGGGCAAGGTGATCGTTGGCCTGGATGCCAAGGATGGCTTCGTCGCCACCGACGGCTGGGCTGAGGTCAGCTCGGTGCAGGTCATTGACCTGGCCAAGCGTTTCGAGGCCGATGGCGTCTCGGCGATCGTCTACACCGACATCGCCAAGGACGGCATGATGCAGGGCTGCAATGTGCCCTTCACCAAGGCCCTGGCCGAAGCCACGCGCATTCCGGTGATCGCCTCGGGTGGCATCCACAACCTGGGTGACATCAAGGCCCTGCTGGACGCCAAGGCCCCCGGCATCGTCGGCGCCATCACCGGCCGCGCCATCTACGAAGGCACCCTCGACGTCGCCGAGGCTCAGGCCTTCTGCGACAACTACCAAGGCTGA
- a CDS encoding DUF2164 domain-containing protein has protein sequence MSRAKTKAPIITLAPEQERQALDTLKRFLEDRFELELGSFEVAEVLELFSREVAPYYYNRAIADVQLHLKERFESIESDLWALEKP, from the coding sequence ATGAGCAGAGCGAAGACCAAGGCGCCGATCATCACCCTGGCCCCCGAGCAGGAGCGCCAAGCGCTCGACACGCTCAAGCGCTTCCTCGAAGACCGCTTCGAGCTTGAGCTGGGGTCATTCGAGGTGGCCGAGGTCCTCGAGCTGTTTTCCAGAGAGGTTGCTCCGTATTACTACAACAGGGCGATTGCCGATGTTCAGCTGCACCTCAAGGAGCGGTTCGAGAGCATCGAAAGCGACCTGTGGGCGCTCGAGAAGCCCTGA
- a CDS encoding choline ABC transporter substrate-binding protein gives MKASPSLLLAAMLCAPLLAQAAEPEQCQTVRFSDVGWTDITVTTATTSVVLEALGYKTHTTMISVPVTYKSLASGKDLDVFLGNWMPTMENDIKQYRDAGTVETVRANLENAKYTLAVPQALYDKGLKDFADIPKFKKELDAKIYGIEPGNDGNRTIQSMIDKNAFGLKDAGFKIVQSSEAGMLSQVDRAQKRGEAVVFLGWEPHPMNTRFKMQYLTGGDEFFGPEFGKATVLTNTRKGYVQECSNVGQLLKNLSFELKDESTMMGYVLDDKMKPEAAAKKWLKDNPGKLDTWLAGVTTVDGKPGLEAAKAKLAQ, from the coding sequence ATGAAAGCTTCACCCTCGCTGTTGCTGGCCGCGATGCTATGCGCACCGTTGCTGGCCCAGGCCGCCGAACCCGAGCAGTGCCAGACGGTACGTTTCTCGGACGTTGGCTGGACCGACATCACCGTGACCACCGCCACCACCAGCGTGGTACTCGAGGCGCTGGGCTACAAGACCCACACCACCATGATCTCGGTGCCGGTCACCTACAAGTCGCTGGCCTCGGGCAAGGACCTGGATGTGTTCCTCGGCAACTGGATGCCGACCATGGAAAACGACATCAAGCAGTACCGCGATGCCGGCACCGTGGAGACCGTGCGCGCCAACCTGGAGAACGCCAAGTACACCCTGGCAGTGCCCCAGGCGCTGTACGACAAGGGCCTGAAGGACTTTGCCGACATCCCCAAGTTCAAGAAGGAACTGGACGCCAAGATCTACGGCATCGAGCCGGGTAACGACGGCAACCGCACCATCCAGAGCATGATCGACAAGAACGCCTTCGGCCTGAAAGACGCCGGTTTCAAGATCGTGCAGTCCAGCGAGGCGGGCATGCTGTCGCAGGTGGACCGGGCGCAGAAGCGCGGCGAGGCGGTGGTGTTCCTGGGCTGGGAGCCGCACCCGATGAACACGCGTTTCAAGATGCAGTACCTGACCGGGGGCGACGAGTTCTTCGGCCCCGAGTTCGGCAAGGCAACCGTATTGACCAACACCCGCAAGGGCTATGTGCAGGAATGCAGCAACGTTGGCCAACTGCTGAAGAACCTGTCGTTCGAGCTCAAGGATGAAAGCACGATGATGGGCTATGTCCTGGACGACAAGATGAAACCTGAAGCCGCCGCGAAAAAATGGCTCAAGGACAACCCTGGCAAGCTGGACACCTGGCTGGCCGGCGTCACCACCGTGGATGGCAAACCCGGCCTTGAGGCGGCCAAGGCCAAACTCGCTCAATAA
- a CDS encoding GlxA family transcriptional regulator, which translates to MTSYTSGNPTQNRTAPQSIGFLLLDNFTLISLASAVEPLRMANQLSGRELYRWHTLTVDGGQVWASDGLQITPDAAMHSAPPMDTVIVCGGVGIQRTVTREHVTWLQAQARQSRRLGAVCTGSWALACAGLLDGFDCSVHWECLAAMQEAYPRVNMSTRLFTLDRNRFTSSGGTAPLDMMLHLISRDHGRELSAAISEMFVYERIRNEQDHQRVPLKHMLGTNQPKLQEIVALMEANLEEPIDLDELAVYVSVSRRQLERLFQKYLHCSPSRYYLKLRLIRARQLLKQTPMSIIEVASVCGFVSTPHFSKCYREYFGIPPRDERVGSNTTQQVAMMPIPQAMALSPHSGPMAALSQARNESTFASVRL; encoded by the coding sequence ATGACGTCGTACACCTCCGGGAACCCAACCCAGAACCGCACAGCACCCCAGTCCATCGGCTTTCTCCTGCTGGACAACTTCACCCTCATTTCATTGGCCTCGGCGGTCGAGCCGCTGCGCATGGCCAACCAGCTGTCCGGCCGCGAGCTGTACCGCTGGCACACGCTGACCGTCGACGGTGGCCAGGTGTGGGCCAGCGACGGCCTGCAGATCACCCCCGACGCCGCCATGCACAGCGCCCCGCCGATGGACACCGTGATCGTCTGCGGCGGCGTGGGCATTCAGCGCACCGTCACCCGCGAACACGTCACCTGGCTGCAGGCCCAGGCCCGCCAGTCGCGCCGCCTGGGCGCGGTGTGCACCGGCAGCTGGGCACTGGCCTGCGCCGGCCTGCTCGACGGCTTCGATTGCAGCGTGCATTGGGAGTGCCTGGCTGCCATGCAGGAGGCCTACCCGCGGGTGAACATGAGCACCCGCCTGTTCACCCTCGACCGCAACCGCTTCACCAGCTCCGGCGGCACCGCGCCGCTGGACATGATGCTGCACCTGATCAGCCGCGATCACGGCCGCGAGCTGTCGGCGGCAATCTCCGAGATGTTCGTCTACGAGCGCATCCGCAATGAGCAGGACCACCAGCGCGTACCGCTCAAGCACATGCTCGGCACCAACCAGCCGAAGCTTCAGGAAATCGTCGCGCTGATGGAGGCCAACCTGGAAGAGCCGATCGACCTCGACGAACTGGCGGTGTACGTGTCGGTGTCGCGTCGCCAGCTCGAGCGCCTGTTCCAGAAGTACCTGCACTGCTCGCCGTCGCGTTACTACCTCAAGCTGCGCTTGATCCGCGCACGCCAGCTGCTCAAGCAGACGCCGATGTCGATCATCGAGGTGGCCTCGGTGTGCGGCTTCGTGTCCACGCCGCACTTCTCCAAGTGCTACCGCGAGTACTTCGGCATCCCGCCGCGCGATGAGCGCGTGGGCTCCAACACCACGCAACAAGTGGCGATGATGCCGATCCCGCAGGCCATGGCCCTGTCGCCCCACAGCGGGCCAATGGCCGCCCTCAGCCAGGCGCGCAACGAGTCGACCTTCGCCAGTGTGAGGCTCTGA
- the hisH gene encoding imidazole glycerol phosphate synthase subunit HisH: MQTVAVIDYGMGNLHSVAKALEHVGAGKVVVTSDAAVIREADRVVFPGVGAIRDCMAEIRRLGFDSLVREVSQDRPFLGICVGMQALLEHSEENDGVDCIGLFPGQVRFFGKNLKEDGEHLKVPHMGWNEVSQTIDHPLWHDIPDRARFYFVHSYYINAGKPGQVVGRGHYGNDFAAALADGSRFAVQFHPEKSHTHGLQLLQNFVAWDGRW; this comes from the coding sequence ATGCAGACCGTAGCCGTAATCGACTATGGCATGGGCAACCTGCACTCGGTGGCCAAGGCCCTCGAGCACGTGGGGGCCGGCAAGGTCGTGGTCACCAGCGACGCCGCAGTCATTCGTGAAGCCGACCGCGTGGTGTTCCCGGGCGTTGGCGCCATCCGCGACTGCATGGCCGAAATCCGCCGCCTGGGCTTCGACAGCCTGGTGCGCGAAGTCAGCCAGGACCGCCCGTTCCTCGGCATCTGCGTGGGTATGCAGGCGCTGCTCGAGCACAGCGAAGAAAACGACGGTGTCGACTGCATCGGTTTGTTCCCGGGCCAGGTGCGCTTCTTCGGTAAAAACCTGAAAGAAGACGGCGAGCACCTGAAGGTGCCGCACATGGGCTGGAACGAAGTGAGCCAGACCATCGACCACCCGCTGTGGCACGACATCCCCGACCGGGCGCGCTTCTACTTCGTGCACAGCTACTACATCAATGCCGGCAAGCCAGGCCAGGTGGTCGGCCGCGGCCACTACGGCAACGACTTCGCCGCAGCGCTGGCCGATGGTTCGCGCTTCGCTGTGCAGTTCCACCCGGAGAAGAGCCACACCCACGGCCTGCAGCTGCTGCAGAACTTCGTCGCCTGGGACGGGCGCTGGTAA
- the hisB gene encoding imidazoleglycerol-phosphate dehydratase HisB has product MVERKASVERNTLETQVKCSINLDGSGKARFDIGVPFLEHMLDQIARHGLIDLDIECKGDLHIDDHHTVEDVGITLGQAFAKAVGDKKGIFRYGHSYVPLDEALSRVVIDFSGRPGLQMHVPYTRASVGGFDVDLFQEFFQGFVNHALVTLHIDNLRGHNTHHQIETVFKAFGRALRMAVEQDARMAGQMPSTKGCL; this is encoded by the coding sequence ATGGTCGAACGTAAGGCTTCCGTCGAGCGCAATACCCTGGAAACCCAGGTCAAGTGCTCGATCAACCTCGATGGCAGTGGCAAGGCCCGATTCGATATCGGCGTACCTTTCCTCGAACACATGCTGGACCAGATCGCTCGCCATGGGCTGATCGACCTGGATATCGAGTGCAAGGGCGACCTGCATATCGACGATCACCATACTGTCGAAGACGTCGGCATCACCCTCGGCCAGGCCTTCGCCAAAGCCGTCGGCGACAAGAAAGGCATCTTCCGCTACGGCCACTCCTACGTGCCGCTGGATGAAGCCCTGTCGCGCGTGGTCATCGACTTCTCCGGCCGCCCGGGCCTGCAGATGCACGTGCCCTATACCCGCGCCAGCGTTGGCGGCTTCGATGTCGACCTGTTCCAGGAGTTCTTCCAGGGCTTCGTCAACCACGCCCTGGTGACCCTGCACATCGACAACCTGCGTGGCCACAACACCCACCACCAGATCGAGACCGTGTTCAAGGCCTTCGGCCGTGCCCTGCGCATGGCGGTCGAGCAGGACGCGCGCATGGCCGGGCAGATGCCGTCCACCAAAGGGTGCCTGTAA
- a CDS encoding sigma-70 family RNA polymerase sigma factor, producing the protein MAYHPVADDKLQLYLAHRPALVDYAAPIVGCRARAEDVVQEAWLRFSRQADEADIRHPASYLYRIVRNLALDQTRRTATEKAQPGGDELLAELPASTASPEQAVSQQSELAAISRALEELPLRTRTAFEMHRLGGHTLQQVANHLEVSVSLVHQLVRDALAHCLAQLEDEL; encoded by the coding sequence TTGGCATACCACCCCGTGGCGGACGACAAACTGCAGCTCTACCTGGCCCACCGCCCGGCACTGGTGGACTACGCCGCGCCGATCGTCGGCTGCCGCGCCCGCGCCGAGGATGTGGTCCAGGAAGCCTGGCTGCGCTTCAGCCGGCAGGCGGACGAGGCCGATATCCGCCACCCCGCCAGCTACCTGTACCGCATCGTGCGCAACCTGGCCCTCGACCAGACCCGCCGCACCGCCACTGAAAAAGCCCAGCCAGGCGGCGACGAGCTGCTCGCCGAACTGCCCGCCAGCACCGCTTCCCCCGAGCAGGCCGTCAGCCAGCAGAGCGAACTGGCCGCCATCAGCCGCGCCCTCGAGGAACTGCCCCTGCGCACCCGCACAGCCTTCGAGATGCACCGCCTCGGTGGCCATACCCTGCAGCAGGTGGCCAACCACCTGGAGGTGTCGGTCAGCCTGGTGCACCAGCTGGTGCGCGATGCCCTGGCCCACTGCCTGGCGCAGTTGGAGGACGAGCTGTGA
- a CDS encoding L-serine ammonia-lyase: protein MAISVFDLFKIGVGPSSSHTVGPMRAAALFVQGLRERGELEQVRRIEVRLYGSLSATGVGHGTDNATIMGLMGEWPDSIDPTQITPRIADLRETNLLQLDNRRPIEFVWARDMLLLDENLPYHPNAMTLVAEGASGELHRDTYYSVGGGFVVDAAQAASGVLDADQTVLPYDFNSAAELLRLCKQNDLRVSQLMMANEKVWRSEDEIRAGLLKLWHAMQECVNNGLKYEGTLPGGLNVRRRAAKLHRSLQEIGKPNVIGSTMSAMEWVNLFALAVNEENAAGGRMVTAPTNGAAGIIPAVLHYYMRFSDVVDESNVVDFFLGAAAVGILCKKNASISGAEVGCQGEVGSACAMAAAGLAEVLGATPPQLENAAEIALEHNLGLTCDPVGGLVQVPCIERNAIAAVKAINAVQMALRGDGEHFISLDQVIRTMRDTGADMHDKYKETSRGGLAVSAIEC from the coding sequence ATGGCCATCAGCGTGTTTGACCTGTTCAAGATCGGTGTCGGGCCTTCCAGCTCGCACACCGTCGGCCCCATGCGCGCCGCCGCGCTGTTCGTCCAGGGGCTGCGCGAACGCGGCGAACTGGAGCAGGTAAGGCGCATCGAGGTGCGCCTGTACGGATCGCTCTCGGCCACTGGCGTCGGCCACGGCACCGACAACGCCACCATCATGGGCCTGATGGGCGAATGGCCCGACTCCATCGACCCCACGCAGATCACCCCGCGCATCGCCGACTTGCGCGAAACCAACCTGCTGCAACTGGATAACCGCCGGCCCATCGAGTTCGTCTGGGCCCGCGACATGCTGCTGCTGGACGAGAACCTGCCCTACCACCCCAACGCCATGACCCTGGTGGCCGAAGGCGCCTCTGGCGAGCTGCACCGCGACACCTACTACTCGGTGGGTGGCGGCTTTGTGGTCGACGCGGCGCAGGCCGCCAGCGGCGTGCTGGACGCCGACCAGACCGTGCTGCCGTACGACTTCAACAGCGCCGCCGAACTGCTGCGCCTGTGCAAGCAAAACGACCTGCGTGTGTCGCAATTGATGATGGCCAACGAGAAGGTCTGGCGCAGCGAGGACGAAATCCGCGCCGGCCTGCTCAAGCTCTGGCACGCCATGCAGGAGTGCGTGAACAACGGCCTGAAGTACGAAGGCACGCTGCCCGGCGGGCTCAATGTGCGCCGCCGCGCCGCCAAGCTGCACCGCAGCCTGCAGGAAATCGGCAAGCCCAACGTGATCGGCTCGACCATGAGCGCCATGGAGTGGGTCAACCTGTTCGCCCTGGCGGTCAACGAAGAAAACGCCGCCGGCGGGCGCATGGTCACCGCACCCACCAATGGCGCGGCGGGCATTATCCCGGCGGTACTGCACTACTACATGCGCTTCTCCGATGTGGTGGATGAAAGCAACGTGGTGGATTTCTTCCTCGGCGCCGCCGCGGTGGGCATCCTGTGCAAGAAGAACGCCTCCATCTCTGGTGCCGAAGTGGGCTGCCAGGGCGAGGTGGGCTCGGCCTGCGCCATGGCTGCTGCGGGCCTGGCCGAAGTACTCGGCGCCACCCCGCCGCAACTGGAAAACGCCGCCGAGATTGCCCTTGAGCACAACCTGGGGCTTACCTGCGACCCGGTTGGCGGCTTGGTGCAGGTGCCCTGCATCGAGCGCAACGCCATTGCCGCGGTAAAAGCGATCAACGCCGTGCAGATGGCCCTGCGTGGTGACGGCGAGCACTTCATTTCCCTCGACCAGGTGATCCGCACCATGCGTGACACAGGCGCCGACATGCACGACAAGTACAAGGAAACCTCGCGCGGCGGCCTTGCGGTCAGCGCCATCGAGTGCTGA
- the choW gene encoding choline ABC transporter permease subunit, whose translation MMLIDQKIPLGQYIASFVEWLTQNGANYFDAIAQGLEFMIHGVTSALTWFNPFVLIALFAALAHLIQRKWALTVFVALSFLLILNLGYWQETMETLAQVSFATVVCVAFGVPLGILAAHKPMFYTAMRPVLDLMQTVPTFVYLIPTLTLFGLGVVPGLISTVVFAIAAPIRLTYLGICDVPQELMDAGKAFGCSRRQLLTRIELPHAMPSIAAGVTQCIMLSLSMVVIAALVGADGLGKPVVNALNTADISLGFEAGLAIVLLAIMLDRICKQPELPARGEA comes from the coding sequence ATCATGCTTATCGATCAGAAAATACCCCTGGGGCAGTACATCGCCTCATTCGTCGAATGGTTGACCCAGAATGGCGCCAATTACTTCGACGCCATCGCTCAAGGCCTGGAATTCATGATCCATGGCGTCACCAGTGCCTTGACCTGGTTCAACCCTTTCGTGCTCATCGCCCTGTTCGCCGCCCTCGCGCACCTGATTCAGCGCAAGTGGGCACTGACCGTATTCGTCGCCCTGTCGTTCCTGCTCATCCTCAACCTGGGCTACTGGCAGGAAACCATGGAAACCCTGGCGCAAGTCAGCTTCGCCACGGTGGTGTGCGTGGCCTTCGGCGTACCGCTGGGCATCCTCGCCGCACACAAGCCGATGTTCTACACCGCCATGCGCCCGGTGCTGGACCTGATGCAGACCGTGCCCACCTTCGTCTACCTGATCCCCACCCTGACCCTGTTCGGCCTGGGTGTGGTGCCGGGGCTGATCTCCACCGTGGTGTTCGCCATCGCCGCGCCGATCCGCCTCACCTACCTGGGTATCTGCGACGTGCCGCAAGAACTGATGGACGCCGGCAAGGCGTTCGGCTGCTCGCGCCGCCAGTTGCTGACCCGCATCGAACTGCCCCATGCCATGCCGAGCATCGCCGCCGGCGTGACCCAATGCATCATGCTGTCGCTGTCGATGGTGGTGATCGCCGCCCTGGTGGGCGCCGATGGCCTGGGCAAACCTGTGGTCAACGCACTGAACACCGCCGATATCTCGCTCGGCTTCGAAGCGGGCCTGGCCATCGTGTTGCTGGCAATCATGCTCGACCGTATCTGCAAGCAACCGGAGCTGCCGGCAAGGGGTGAGGCATGA
- the hisF gene encoding imidazole glycerol phosphate synthase subunit HisF encodes MALAKRIIPCLDVDNGRVVKGVKFENIRDAGDPVEIARRYNEQGADEITFLDITASVDGRDTTLHTVERMASQVFIPLTVGGGVRTVQDIRNLLNAGADKVSINTAAVFNPEFVGEAADRFGSQCIVVAIDAKKVSGPGEAPRWEIFTHGGRKPTGLDAVEWAKKMEGLGAGEILLTSMDQDGMKNGFDLGVTRAISDALGIPVIASGGVGNLQHLADGILEGHASAVLAASIFHFGEYTVPEAKAYMASRGIVVR; translated from the coding sequence ATGGCACTGGCCAAGCGCATCATCCCTTGCCTGGACGTGGACAACGGCCGGGTGGTCAAGGGCGTCAAGTTCGAGAACATCCGCGATGCCGGCGACCCGGTGGAAATCGCCCGTCGCTACAACGAGCAGGGCGCCGACGAGATCACCTTCCTCGACATCACCGCCAGCGTCGATGGCCGTGACACCACCCTGCATACCGTCGAGCGCATGGCCAGCCAGGTGTTCATCCCGCTGACCGTGGGCGGCGGCGTGCGTACCGTGCAGGACATCCGCAACCTGCTCAACGCCGGTGCCGACAAGGTGTCGATCAACACCGCCGCGGTGTTCAACCCGGAATTCGTCGGCGAAGCGGCGGACCGTTTCGGTTCGCAATGCATCGTCGTCGCCATCGACGCCAAGAAGGTGTCCGGCCCGGGCGAGGCCCCGCGCTGGGAGATTTTCACCCACGGCGGGCGCAAGCCCACCGGGCTGGATGCGGTGGAGTGGGCGAAGAAGATGGAAGGCCTGGGTGCCGGTGAAATCCTGCTAACCAGCATGGACCAGGACGGCATGAAGAACGGCTTCGACCTGGGTGTCACCCGCGCCATCAGCGATGCGCTGGGTATTCCGGTGATCGCCTCCGGTGGCGTGGGCAACCTGCAGCACCTGGCTGACGGCATTCTGGAAGGGCACGCCAGCGCGGTGCTGGCGGCGAGTATCTTCCACTTCGGTGAGTACACCGTGCCGGAGGCCAAGGCCTATATGGCTTCGCGCGGGATCGTTGTGCGCTGA
- the choV gene encoding choline ABC transporter ATP-binding protein translates to MSIIRFEDVDVIFSNKPREALALLDKGQTREQILKQTGLVVGVEKANLDINKGEICVLMGLSGSGKSSLLRCINGLNTVSRGKLFVEHENKHIDIAHCTPAELKMMRTKRIAMVFQKFALMPWLTVRENISFGLEMQGRPEKERRKLVDDKLELVGLTQWRNKKPDELSGGMQQRVGLARALAMDADILLMDEPFSALDPLIRQGLQDELLGLQAKLSKTIVFVSHDLDEALKLGSRIAIMKDGRIIQYSKPEEIVLNPADEYVRTFVAHTNPLNVLCGRSLMRSLDNCKRVNGSVCLDPGGDSWLDLGEGNSIKRARQGQNGLDMQNWAPGQAVEGLGRKPTLVHADIGMREALQIRYQTGNKLVLQENDKVVGILGDTELYHALLGKNHG, encoded by the coding sequence ATGAGCATCATTCGTTTCGAAGACGTCGACGTAATCTTCTCGAACAAGCCGCGCGAGGCGCTGGCGCTGCTCGACAAGGGCCAGACCCGCGAGCAGATCCTCAAGCAGACCGGCCTGGTGGTGGGGGTCGAAAAGGCCAACCTGGACATCAACAAGGGCGAAATCTGCGTGCTGATGGGCCTGTCCGGCTCGGGCAAGTCGAGCCTGTTGCGCTGCATCAACGGCCTGAACACGGTCAGCCGCGGCAAGTTGTTCGTCGAACACGAAAACAAGCACATCGACATTGCCCACTGCACCCCGGCGGAGCTGAAGATGATGCGCACCAAGCGCATCGCCATGGTGTTCCAGAAGTTCGCCCTGATGCCCTGGCTTACGGTGCGCGAGAACATCAGCTTTGGCCTGGAGATGCAGGGCCGCCCTGAAAAGGAACGGCGCAAGCTGGTGGACGACAAACTCGAGCTGGTGGGCCTGACCCAGTGGCGCAATAAAAAGCCGGACGAGCTGTCCGGCGGCATGCAGCAGCGCGTGGGCCTGGCCCGGGCGCTGGCGATGGACGCCGACATTCTGCTGATGGACGAACCCTTCTCGGCCCTCGACCCGCTGATCCGCCAGGGCCTGCAGGACGAGCTGCTGGGTTTGCAGGCCAAGCTGAGCAAGACCATCGTGTTCGTCAGCCACGACCTGGACGAGGCGCTGAAGCTGGGCAGCCGCATCGCGATCATGAAGGACGGGCGGATCATCCAGTACAGCAAGCCCGAAGAGATCGTGCTGAACCCGGCCGACGAGTACGTGCGTACCTTCGTCGCCCACACCAACCCGCTGAACGTGCTGTGCGGGCGCAGCCTGATGCGCAGCCTGGACAACTGCAAGCGGGTCAACGGCTCGGTGTGCCTGGACCCGGGTGGCGACTCGTGGCTGGACCTTGGCGAAGGCAATTCGATCAAGCGTGCACGCCAGGGGCAGAACGGCCTGGACATGCAGAACTGGGCACCGGGGCAGGCGGTGGAAGGCCTGGGGCGCAAGCCGACGCTGGTACACGCCGACATCGGCATGCGCGAAGCGCTGCAGATTCGTTACCAGACCGGTAACAAGCTGGTGCTGCAGGAGAACGACAAGGTGGTGGGGATTCTGGGGGATACCGAGCTTTACCACGCTTTGCTCGGCAAGAACCACGGGTGA
- a CDS encoding FecR family protein: MTSADLTASRREQALDWLLRLQQAPRDMPLREQFEQWLASDTENAEAYRKAERLWRLSGQLAPTTSEQWPASAEVVQLPVRRKVPRRWWLGAAVAACLMLAVAPSLSLRLQADYRTGQGETRDVTLADGSVVQLDSDTAIAVDYLGNRRDVRLLAGQAFFEVKPDKSKPFHVRAEGVQVTVTGTAFNVQLRPGRVGVDVQHGSVRVEEAAKVLAAALTAGQRLRYQDGQAQVSLFVPSQAAAWRQGQLIANDQPVAELVQELARHLPGTVLLRDDALGRERVTGVYDLRKPEAALRAVIRPHGGEVRSYGPWLLVLSKP; the protein is encoded by the coding sequence ATGACGTCAGCAGACCTCACCGCCAGCCGCCGCGAGCAGGCGCTGGACTGGCTCCTGCGCCTGCAGCAGGCCCCCCGTGACATGCCCCTGCGCGAGCAGTTCGAGCAGTGGCTGGCCAGCGACACCGAAAACGCCGAGGCCTACCGCAAGGCCGAGCGCCTGTGGCGCCTGAGCGGGCAGTTGGCGCCGACCACAAGCGAACAGTGGCCGGCCAGCGCCGAGGTGGTGCAATTGCCGGTGCGGCGCAAGGTGCCGCGGCGCTGGTGGCTGGGCGCCGCCGTGGCCGCCTGCCTGATGCTGGCGGTGGCACCGTCGTTGAGCCTGCGCCTGCAGGCCGACTACCGCACCGGCCAGGGCGAGACCCGCGACGTCACCCTGGCCGACGGCAGCGTGGTGCAGTTGGACAGCGACACCGCCATCGCCGTGGATTACCTCGGCAACCGCCGCGACGTGCGGCTGTTGGCCGGGCAGGCGTTCTTCGAGGTGAAACCCGACAAGAGCAAGCCGTTCCACGTGCGCGCCGAGGGCGTGCAGGTGACCGTCACCGGCACTGCGTTCAATGTGCAGCTGCGCCCGGGCAGGGTAGGGGTGGATGTGCAGCATGGCTCGGTGCGGGTCGAAGAGGCCGCCAAGGTGCTGGCCGCCGCGCTCACCGCCGGCCAGCGCTTGCGCTACCAGGACGGCCAGGCCCAGGTGAGCCTGTTCGTGCCGTCCCAGGCGGCGGCCTGGCGCCAGGGCCAGCTGATCGCCAACGACCAGCCGGTGGCCGAGCTGGTGCAGGAACTGGCGCGCCACCTGCCGGGCACGGTGTTGCTGCGCGACGACGCCCTGGGCCGCGAGCGGGTGACTGGGGTGTACGACCTGCGCAAGCCCGAGGCGGCCCTGCGCGCGGTGATCCGCCCCCATGGCGGCGAGGTGCGCAGCTATGGCCCGTGGCTGCTGGTGTTGAGCAAGCCCTGA